One region of Candidatus Electrothrix rattekaaiensis genomic DNA includes:
- the nadB gene encoding L-aspartate oxidase, with protein sequence MFLTDILIIGSGVAGLSFALKVSHFARVTLVTKKQSADTATNLAQGGIAAVLSKHDRLEDHIQDTLISGDGLCHRKIVQTVVEEGAGRVRELVDLGVSFQQGNAGEEFDLGMEGGHSARRVAHAKDMTGREIERALLAQVQANEQIQILENHMAVDLLLESKTGKHYRTDKDRCLGAYVLNRTTGEVETWQAGVTVLCTGGSGKVYLYTTNPDIATGDGVAMAYRAGAKVADLEFVQFHPTCFFNAKVKNFLVSEAVRGEGGVLINKKGQPFMHQYDERGDLATRDAVARGIDTEMKKSGADCVYLDIMHKGRDFLEHRFPTIYGTCKKYGVDISQEPIPVVPAAHYMCGGVLTDKWGVSSVNNLLALGETACTGLHGANRLASNSLLEAVVFAHRAAQWVKKHWLEISHQKTSHVQDWRTGRAQSIEENVLISHNWDQVRRLMWNYVGIVRSKKRLQLVERRMRPILLETKEHFYDYLLTPDLIELRNIVLMADLIIKSASLRRESRGLHYMIDYPERDDVFFSKDTVLEK encoded by the coding sequence ATGTTTTTGACAGATATACTCATTATCGGTAGCGGCGTAGCAGGATTATCCTTCGCCCTCAAAGTATCTCACTTTGCCCGTGTTACTCTAGTTACCAAAAAACAAAGTGCGGACACAGCAACCAATCTCGCTCAAGGCGGAATAGCGGCTGTCCTCTCAAAACACGATCGGCTGGAGGATCATATCCAGGACACGCTCATTTCAGGAGACGGTCTCTGTCATCGCAAAATTGTCCAGACAGTCGTAGAAGAGGGCGCGGGTCGAGTCCGTGAATTGGTCGATCTCGGGGTAAGTTTTCAACAGGGCAACGCAGGGGAAGAATTTGATCTCGGGATGGAAGGCGGGCATTCAGCCCGGCGGGTTGCTCATGCTAAGGATATGACCGGGAGAGAAATTGAACGCGCTTTGCTGGCTCAAGTGCAGGCCAATGAGCAGATACAAATATTGGAAAATCATATGGCCGTGGATCTTCTGTTGGAATCCAAGACCGGTAAGCATTATAGAACAGATAAAGACCGCTGCCTAGGGGCCTATGTGCTGAACCGGACAACCGGTGAGGTGGAGACGTGGCAGGCAGGGGTGACGGTGCTCTGCACAGGCGGCAGCGGCAAGGTCTACCTCTACACCACAAATCCTGATATTGCCACAGGCGATGGTGTTGCTATGGCGTACCGCGCCGGAGCAAAAGTCGCTGACTTAGAGTTTGTCCAATTTCATCCAACCTGTTTTTTTAACGCAAAGGTAAAAAATTTTCTCGTTTCAGAAGCCGTGCGAGGAGAGGGCGGTGTCCTGATTAATAAAAAAGGGCAGCCGTTTATGCACCAATACGACGAGCGAGGGGATTTAGCAACAAGAGATGCTGTTGCCCGTGGCATTGATACGGAGATGAAAAAAAGCGGTGCAGACTGTGTCTACCTGGATATTATGCATAAAGGGCGGGATTTTCTGGAACATCGTTTTCCGACTATCTACGGAACCTGTAAGAAATACGGGGTTGATATCAGTCAGGAGCCTATTCCGGTGGTACCAGCAGCACATTATATGTGCGGTGGCGTGCTGACAGATAAATGGGGCGTCAGTTCGGTTAATAATCTGCTTGCTCTTGGAGAGACTGCCTGTACGGGATTACACGGGGCGAATCGCCTAGCCAGTAATTCGCTACTAGAAGCGGTGGTTTTTGCCCACCGGGCTGCGCAATGGGTCAAAAAGCACTGGCTTGAAATAAGCCATCAGAAAACCAGTCATGTCCAAGACTGGCGGACGGGAAGAGCGCAGTCTATTGAAGAGAATGTCCTGATCAGTCATAACTGGGATCAGGTGCGTCGCCTGATGTGGAATTATGTCGGCATAGTACGCAGCAAAAAACGGCTTCAGCTTGTGGAACGGCGCATGCGCCCTATCCTTCTTGAAACCAAAGAGCATTTTTACGATTACCTGCTCACTCCAGATTTGATTGAGCTTCGCAATATTGTTCTTATGGCTGATCTGATTATTAAGAGTGCCTCGTTACGCAGAGAGTCCCGTGGGCTGCATTACATGATTGATTATCCTGAAAGGGACGATGTCTTTTTTAGCAAGGATACGGTGCTGGAAAAGTGA
- a CDS encoding AAA family ATPase, producing the protein MKSKIVVLANQKGGVGKTTTAINLAAILSTKGKKVLLVDSDPQGNASSGVGLFNADPEKHLYNCYTGSPNTIDCIQGTSLKNLSILAASIDLVGVEIELISKENREKQLRRILKEVRDLYDYIIIDCPPSLGLLTINGLTAADSVLIPMQCEYFAMEGLAQLIGTIRKVKKSLNRGLYIEGLLMSMFDQRNSLTHKVSEEIKKHFKEQVFKTIIPRNVRLSESPSHGKTIIEYDKNCAGAKAFHKLGNEFLRRNRKKQ; encoded by the coding sequence ATGAAGTCAAAAATAGTTGTACTTGCAAACCAGAAAGGTGGTGTAGGGAAAACGACCACAGCAATTAATCTTGCTGCCATCCTGTCAACAAAGGGAAAAAAGGTGTTGCTTGTTGATTCAGATCCTCAGGGAAATGCATCAAGCGGAGTTGGGTTGTTTAATGCCGACCCAGAAAAACATCTCTATAATTGCTATACGGGATCCCCAAACACGATAGACTGTATTCAGGGGACCAGCCTCAAGAATCTCTCCATTCTTGCGGCATCCATAGATTTGGTCGGGGTTGAAATAGAACTTATTTCAAAAGAAAACCGGGAAAAGCAATTGCGAAGGATTCTTAAAGAAGTTCGAGATCTCTACGATTATATCATTATTGACTGCCCCCCTTCTCTCGGGCTCTTGACAATTAACGGCTTGACAGCAGCAGATTCTGTCCTTATACCGATGCAATGTGAATATTTTGCTATGGAGGGCTTAGCGCAGCTGATTGGTACTATTCGTAAGGTGAAAAAAAGTTTGAATCGGGGGCTTTATATTGAAGGCTTATTGATGAGTATGTTTGATCAACGCAACAGCTTGACCCATAAGGTCTCTGAAGAGATAAAAAAACATTTCAAAGAACAGGTTTTCAAAACAATTATACCGAGGAATGTGCGATTGAGCGAAAGCCCTAGCCACGGTAAAACGATTATTGAGTACGATAAGAATTGCGCCGGTGCCAAGGCATTTCATAAGCTTGGTAATGAGTTCTTACGAAGAAACAGGAAAAAACAATGA
- a CDS encoding ParB/RepB/Spo0J family partition protein, protein MSSKNVLGRGVSALLPDDMSLDEESRFFLCDIDKIEANPNQPRSNFDEEKLKQLAESIRERGIIQPLLVSSNGGNRYQLIAGERRLRAARLIGEEEVPVVIMETSSGDEILELALIENIQRQDLNPIEEAIAYSRLIEEFRLTQEEVARKVGRKRSTVTNTLRLLKLPSSLQNDVASALLTEGHARVLLRLKDDPLHMQEIRDRILNEDLSVRQTENLCRQAVQKKEQPPVEKKKKQDGLPVAYCRSLSTQLTNHFHTKVKIIQNGTRGKLEIEYYSPDDLERLISLVSDKKIEK, encoded by the coding sequence ATGAGTTCAAAAAACGTGTTGGGCAGAGGAGTTTCCGCGCTTCTGCCAGATGATATGTCACTGGATGAGGAGTCAAGGTTTTTTCTTTGTGATATAGATAAGATAGAGGCTAATCCAAATCAGCCCCGAAGTAATTTTGACGAAGAAAAGCTCAAACAGCTCGCAGAATCTATTCGAGAAAGAGGTATCATTCAGCCCCTCTTGGTCAGCAGTAATGGCGGAAATCGGTATCAACTGATTGCAGGTGAGCGTCGCCTCAGAGCTGCCCGCCTGATAGGTGAAGAAGAAGTACCTGTCGTTATCATGGAGACCAGTAGTGGTGACGAGATATTAGAGTTAGCTCTGATTGAAAACATTCAACGCCAAGATCTCAATCCTATTGAAGAGGCTATCGCCTACTCTCGTCTTATTGAAGAGTTTCGTTTGACGCAGGAAGAAGTTGCCCGTAAGGTAGGGCGGAAACGTTCTACAGTGACCAACACGCTTAGGTTATTGAAACTTCCGTCGTCACTGCAAAACGACGTGGCAAGCGCATTGCTTACCGAAGGACATGCGAGGGTACTTCTTCGTTTGAAAGATGATCCTCTCCATATGCAGGAAATCAGGGATCGTATTTTGAACGAGGATCTTTCGGTTCGCCAGACCGAAAATCTCTGCCGTCAAGCGGTCCAGAAAAAAGAACAGCCTCCTGTAGAGAAGAAAAAGAAGCAGGATGGATTACCAGTTGCGTACTGTCGATCTTTGTCAACACAGTTAACGAATCATTTTCATACCAAAGTGAAAATTATCCAGAACGGGACACGCGGTAAACTTGAGATCGAGTATTATTCTCCTGACGATCTTGAGCGTTTGATCAGTTTAGTGTCTGATAAAAAGATTGAGAAATAA
- a CDS encoding SH3 domain-containing protein: MKKNIFIILFIFVLLSSLTGVPVMAGMVAVKNDNVNMRSGPSLNKDVIWKLGIGFPLKVMKKSGEWLQVKDFEGAIGWVHEDVVSRSGHMVVKAQKKNKGKINIRSKPDTKSKVIAQAYYGVVFKTLDQKKGWVKVKHGEVTGWIKRSLLWGF; encoded by the coding sequence ATGAAAAAAAATATTTTTATCATTCTATTCATTTTTGTTCTTCTGAGCAGCTTGACCGGAGTACCGGTCATGGCCGGGATGGTTGCTGTTAAGAACGATAATGTAAATATGCGATCCGGCCCTAGCTTGAACAAAGACGTTATCTGGAAACTTGGTATCGGTTTTCCGCTCAAGGTAATGAAAAAATCCGGTGAATGGCTTCAGGTGAAGGACTTTGAAGGGGCTATCGGTTGGGTGCATGAAGATGTTGTCAGTCGTTCCGGCCATATGGTCGTCAAGGCGCAAAAGAAAAACAAAGGAAAAATCAACATCCGCAGTAAACCCGACACCAAAAGTAAGGTGATTGCTCAGGCTTATTATGGCGTGGTGTTTAAGACTCTGGACCAGAAAAAAGGATGGGTGAAAGTGAAGCACGGCGAAGTAACCGGCTGGATCAAGCGTTCATTGCTCTGGGGATTTTAG
- a CDS encoding sigma 54-interacting transcriptional regulator gives MITDLHTSIKNQELAHQDLSCLYEITKILAAGTDLQESLNRVVRVLADMKEMENGTVTIVNPLTRELEIEVACGITATAQKKGKYKLGEGITGRVVSTGEPVIVPRIGEEPLFLNRTGIRNDEQKKKSSFICVPVKVTFESSEHKVLAQDIHNRPDNLSIGALSVDRYYAKEFGSQSEQDLRFLTIVSALIAQAVHKVQVINREKEALQQENQRLRRELSAKNRLSDIIGNSSRMQEVFEMVHRVADSNATVLLRGESGTGKSLVAKALHHNSRRADKPFLVVNCSALPENLLESELFGHERGAFTGAEQRKKGRFEQAEGGTLFLDEIGEISTTVQIKLLNVIQERCFQRLGGTEIIKADIRLVAATNRNLEEAVLEGVFREDLYYRLNVFPVHIPPLRERRTDILLLAEYFLEQYCKENNKRIERISTTAIDLLIKYHWPGNVRELQNCMERAVLICDSNTISSVHLPPTLQSSETVSTDSPLSLSGAVESFEKELIIDALKHTNGNQTKAAARLETSLRIINYKIHNYGIDPKQFKVKS, from the coding sequence ATGATCACTGACTTACATACTTCTATAAAAAATCAAGAACTTGCGCATCAAGATCTTTCCTGTCTTTACGAGATCACAAAAATTCTTGCCGCCGGAACCGATCTTCAGGAGAGTCTGAACAGGGTGGTCCGAGTGCTGGCGGATATGAAAGAAATGGAAAACGGTACCGTGACGATCGTTAATCCATTGACCAGAGAGCTAGAAATTGAGGTCGCTTGCGGGATTACGGCAACAGCTCAGAAAAAAGGAAAGTACAAGCTGGGGGAGGGGATTACCGGTCGGGTTGTTTCCACCGGCGAACCGGTTATTGTTCCCCGGATCGGGGAAGAACCGCTCTTTCTCAACAGAACCGGCATTCGGAATGACGAACAGAAAAAGAAAAGTTCCTTTATCTGTGTCCCTGTCAAGGTCACGTTTGAAAGTTCCGAACATAAGGTTTTAGCTCAGGATATCCATAATCGACCGGATAATCTGTCCATAGGAGCCTTGTCTGTTGATCGATATTATGCAAAAGAATTCGGCTCGCAATCAGAACAGGATCTCCGTTTTCTCACCATTGTCAGTGCGCTGATCGCCCAAGCTGTACACAAGGTTCAAGTTATTAACCGAGAAAAAGAGGCTCTCCAGCAGGAAAATCAGCGTCTTCGTAGGGAGTTATCCGCAAAGAACCGCCTGAGTGATATTATCGGAAATTCTTCACGGATGCAGGAAGTCTTTGAAATGGTCCATAGGGTTGCGGATTCTAATGCTACTGTCCTGCTGCGAGGTGAATCCGGCACCGGTAAGTCCTTGGTTGCCAAGGCATTGCATCATAATTCCCGTCGGGCGGACAAACCCTTTTTGGTGGTCAACTGCTCCGCCCTGCCTGAGAATCTTCTGGAAAGCGAACTGTTCGGGCATGAAAGAGGGGCGTTTACTGGGGCCGAACAACGGAAAAAAGGTCGATTTGAACAGGCTGAAGGAGGAACCCTTTTCCTCGATGAAATCGGTGAAATAAGCACCACTGTCCAGATAAAGTTACTCAATGTGATTCAGGAACGCTGCTTTCAGCGTCTCGGGGGAACTGAAATCATTAAAGCGGATATTCGTCTTGTTGCGGCCACCAATCGCAATCTTGAAGAAGCCGTGCTTGAAGGAGTCTTCCGGGAGGATTTGTATTACCGGCTCAATGTCTTTCCTGTGCATATCCCTCCGCTCCGGGAGCGGCGAACAGATATTTTACTGCTGGCGGAATATTTTTTGGAGCAATATTGCAAAGAAAATAATAAGCGGATTGAACGGATCTCCACCACAGCTATTGATTTGCTGATCAAGTATCACTGGCCGGGCAATGTCCGCGAATTGCAAAACTGCATGGAACGAGCTGTACTTATCTGTGATTCAAATACAATAAGCTCGGTTCATCTCCCCCCTACTTTACAAAGCTCGGAAACGGTGAGCACCGACAGCCCACTTTCTTTATCCGGTGCGGTGGAGAGTTTTGAAAAGGAGTTGATTATTGATGCGCTCAAGCACACCAACGGTAATCAAACCAAGGCGGCAGCCCGTCTGGAGACAAGCCTGCGGATCATCAACTATAAAATTCATAATTACGGGATTGATCCCAAGCAGTTCAAGGTGAAATCATGA
- a CDS encoding epoxyqueuosine reductase QueH encodes MRILLHVCCGPCTVYPLEVLRRQGHEVEGYFFNPNIHPFREFLRRIKALVEFSEKKNFKVSIDRNYGLTEYLRQVVFHENRRCAICYAMRLEAVAERAAAEGFDAFTTTLLYSKYQRHAMIKEKSETLAQKFAVPFLYQDFREGWQEGIDQSIALDLYRQPYCGCIYSEQERYDKKMRKKNSHPDPPGRNNQKEQKNKTI; translated from the coding sequence ATGAGGATTCTGCTCCATGTCTGCTGCGGCCCCTGCACAGTATACCCGCTGGAAGTGCTGCGCAGACAAGGGCATGAGGTTGAAGGATATTTCTTTAATCCGAATATTCATCCCTTTCGTGAGTTTTTACGGCGGATTAAGGCGTTGGTTGAGTTTTCCGAAAAGAAAAATTTCAAGGTCTCCATTGACCGTAACTACGGCTTAACAGAATATCTCCGCCAAGTTGTTTTTCATGAAAACAGACGCTGCGCAATATGCTATGCTATGCGCCTTGAGGCCGTTGCAGAACGGGCTGCTGCTGAAGGCTTTGATGCCTTTACGACCACTCTGCTCTACTCAAAATATCAGCGTCATGCCATGATTAAGGAGAAATCCGAGACCTTGGCGCAAAAATTCGCTGTCCCGTTTCTCTATCAGGACTTTCGTGAAGGTTGGCAAGAGGGGATTGATCAATCCATTGCACTGGACCTGTACCGCCAGCCCTATTGCGGTTGCATCTATAGTGAGCAGGAACGTTATGATAAAAAGATGCGAAAAAAGAATTCCCATCCCGACCCGCCGGGCCGGAATAATCAAAAAGAACAAAAAAATAAAACGATATAA
- a CDS encoding XTP/dITP diphosphatase translates to MNNIIVLATNNQNKVKEFQALIKDFPIEVKCLKDYGPLPEVVEDGVTFEENAYKKAYHYARILGVPALADDSGLVVDALDGAPGVYSARYSGENANDWDNCEKLLQEMKGKTDRTARFQCVLSLATPGGPALTWEGSCEGKITEERQGEAGFGYDPVFYYEDFGKTFAEVGMEEKSAVSHRGKAMQELSSEFDKVMVWLRQRMEEIKPKKPDHAEFEHNDWSQERMV, encoded by the coding sequence ATGAACAACATTATTGTTCTTGCCACCAATAATCAAAATAAGGTCAAAGAATTTCAAGCGTTGATAAAGGATTTTCCAATTGAGGTAAAATGCCTGAAAGACTACGGCCCCTTGCCAGAGGTAGTTGAGGATGGCGTGACTTTCGAGGAGAATGCCTATAAAAAGGCCTATCATTACGCTCGAATTCTTGGCGTACCAGCACTTGCCGATGATTCCGGTCTGGTGGTGGATGCCCTTGACGGGGCACCCGGTGTCTATTCTGCCCGCTATAGCGGTGAGAACGCCAATGACTGGGATAATTGCGAAAAATTGCTTCAGGAGATGAAAGGAAAGACGGATCGCACGGCCCGTTTTCAATGTGTTCTCTCTTTAGCAACGCCCGGAGGCCCCGCCCTAACCTGGGAAGGCAGCTGTGAGGGAAAGATTACAGAAGAACGGCAAGGAGAAGCAGGCTTTGGTTATGATCCGGTTTTCTATTACGAGGACTTCGGCAAGACCTTTGCCGAGGTCGGCATGGAGGAAAAGAGTGCTGTCAGCCATCGCGGCAAAGCCATGCAGGAGCTGAGTTCCGAGTTTGACAAGGTGATGGTCTGGCTGCGTCAGCGCATGGAAGAGATTAAACCCAAAAAGCCGGATCATGCTGAATTTGAGCATAATGACTGGTCACAGGAGAGGATGGTCTAA
- the thiC gene encoding phosphomethylpyrimidine synthase ThiC has translation MQTQSTQLELARAGKITEQIKIVAQNEGLALELVRSRVAAGEIVIANHPLRPQEKVVGIGTGLRTKVNASIGTSSDICDIDMEVRKAKIAEQEGADTLMELSAAGDFDAIRQAVLAATNLPVGTVPLYQAFKETTTKYANPGKMDPEYLFDLIEKQLADGISFMAIHCGINQYTIERLRKQGYRYGGLVSKGGTFMVAWMDINGKENPLYDQFDRVCGLMKKYDAILSLGNGIRAGAIHDSHDRAQMAEMIINCELAELGREMGCQMMVEGPGHVPLDEIAGNIMLEKRMSGNAPYYVLGPLPLDSGAGYDHITAAIGAANSSRHGADLVCYITPAEHLALPDENDVREGVRATRLAVRVGDVAKYPERRDNEKAAAMARRDMRWDDLEQHLLFPEIARKLRQERMPEKSDTCTMCGDFCAMKKGTEVFKDDIAGDKLAQTT, from the coding sequence ATGCAGACCCAATCGACCCAACTGGAATTGGCCCGTGCAGGAAAAATAACCGAGCAGATCAAAATCGTTGCTCAAAATGAGGGCCTTGCTCTGGAGCTCGTCAGAAGTCGAGTTGCAGCCGGAGAAATCGTTATCGCCAACCATCCCCTGCGCCCGCAAGAGAAGGTTGTTGGTATCGGCACAGGATTACGCACCAAGGTCAACGCCTCCATAGGCACCTCTTCCGATATCTGCGATATCGACATGGAGGTCCGTAAAGCGAAAATTGCTGAACAGGAAGGGGCCGATACCCTGATGGAGCTCTCGGCTGCTGGTGATTTTGATGCCATTCGGCAGGCTGTTCTGGCGGCCACCAACCTGCCTGTGGGTACGGTGCCCCTTTATCAGGCCTTTAAAGAGACCACGACCAAATATGCCAATCCGGGCAAAATGGACCCGGAATACCTCTTTGACCTGATTGAAAAACAGCTAGCCGATGGCATCAGCTTCATGGCCATCCACTGCGGAATCAATCAATACACGATTGAGCGACTGCGCAAGCAAGGCTACCGCTACGGTGGGCTGGTATCTAAGGGCGGCACTTTCATGGTGGCCTGGATGGATATCAACGGCAAAGAAAATCCGCTGTACGACCAGTTTGACCGAGTCTGCGGCCTGATGAAAAAATATGATGCCATCCTTTCTCTGGGCAACGGCATCCGGGCTGGGGCTATTCACGACAGCCATGATCGGGCCCAGATGGCGGAGATGATCATCAACTGTGAACTGGCCGAGTTAGGTCGGGAAATGGGCTGTCAGATGATGGTGGAAGGACCGGGGCATGTGCCCTTGGATGAAATCGCAGGCAATATCATGCTGGAAAAACGGATGAGCGGCAATGCGCCCTATTATGTGCTCGGTCCCCTGCCTTTGGACAGTGGCGCAGGCTATGACCATATTACGGCTGCCATCGGTGCGGCCAACTCTTCCCGGCACGGCGCAGACCTGGTTTGCTATATCACTCCGGCGGAACATCTTGCCCTGCCCGATGAAAACGATGTGCGTGAAGGGGTTCGGGCCACCCGCTTGGCAGTCCGGGTTGGAGATGTTGCCAAGTATCCAGAGAGGCGGGATAACGAGAAGGCCGCTGCGATGGCTCGACGGGATATGCGCTGGGATGATCTGGAACAGCACCTGCTCTTCCCGGAAATTGCTCGAAAATTGCGCCAAGAGAGAATGCCGGAAAAAAGCGATACCTGCACCATGTGTGGCGATTTCTGTGCTATGAAAAAAGGTACCGAGGTGTTTAAAGATGATATCGCGGGAGACAAGCTTGCCCAGACAACCTAA
- the dapF gene encoding diaminopimelate epimerase has protein sequence MQTPDFPVPFVKMSGTGNDFIIIDHRKPLLAPEAMAEFAAKVCRRKFSAGADGLILIEDSSEADFQWKFFNADGSVAEMCGNGARCAARFAFLQGIAPAQMRFATLAGIIEASVSEKDVAVKMTDPFALNMHQRITAGGEEYTVHSIDTGVPHAVLFVDAIDQTDVRALGSRIRHHEAFMPAGTNVNFAQRQGDAIKVRTYERGVEDETLACGTGAAASAIIAALLDQATSPVDIITSGNDRLTILFDRKEDKGSGRDDIVYNVFLKGPAHTIYSGELDAEALL, from the coding sequence ATGCAGACACCTGACTTCCCTGTTCCCTTTGTGAAGATGAGTGGCACAGGCAATGATTTTATTATTATTGATCACCGCAAACCACTCCTTGCTCCAGAGGCTATGGCCGAATTCGCCGCCAAGGTCTGCCGAAGAAAATTTTCCGCAGGCGCGGATGGCCTTATCCTTATTGAGGATTCTTCTGAAGCGGATTTTCAATGGAAATTCTTCAATGCAGATGGCTCTGTTGCCGAAATGTGCGGGAACGGGGCTCGTTGTGCAGCCCGCTTTGCCTTTCTCCAGGGGATTGCTCCGGCACAAATGCGTTTTGCCACCTTGGCTGGCATTATTGAGGCCAGCGTTTCAGAAAAGGATGTTGCCGTTAAAATGACCGATCCGTTTGCTCTGAACATGCATCAGCGTATCACGGCGGGGGGGGAAGAATACACTGTCCACAGCATTGATACCGGCGTACCCCATGCCGTGCTCTTTGTCGATGCTATTGACCAGACAGATGTCCGTGCCTTGGGCAGTCGCATCCGCCACCATGAGGCCTTCATGCCTGCCGGGACCAATGTCAATTTTGCCCAACGCCAAGGCGATGCCATCAAGGTGAGAACCTATGAACGAGGCGTGGAAGATGAAACCTTGGCCTGTGGTACCGGAGCTGCGGCCTCTGCCATCATTGCCGCCCTCCTGGATCAGGCTACCTCACCCGTGGATATCATTACCTCTGGCAATGATCGTTTGACGATCCTGTTTGATCGCAAAGAGGACAAGGGAAGCGGACGCGATGATATTGTTTATAATGTTTTTCTCAAAGGACCGGCCCATACCATTTATTCGGGAGAACTCGACGCTGAGGCGTTGCTTTAA
- the dapA gene encoding 4-hydroxy-tetrahydrodipicolinate synthase, with protein MTTTGKNLEGAFTAIVTPMRDGKVDEQSLTDLINFQIDNGIHGLVPCGTTGESATLGFDEHKRVIDITVKVVDGRVPVVAGTGANSTAEAIELTESAKESGADAVLSVVPYYNKPSQEGLYQHFKAIINAVDIPMVLYNVPSRTVTNMAPATVARLAQLSNVIGIKEACGCLNQISEVIRLCPKDFVVLSGDDFTSMPTVLIGGKGVISVTSNVYPKAMSELMEAALKGDLTTANEIHYKLFALMGTMFCYPNPAPAKKGLHLMGKIATPEVRLPMTEMDEASLNKLMTEMKAVGLI; from the coding sequence ATGACGACAACAGGAAAAAACCTCGAAGGTGCTTTTACCGCTATTGTCACCCCTATGCGGGATGGCAAGGTTGATGAACAAAGTCTGACCGATCTGATTAATTTCCAGATCGATAACGGCATCCACGGCCTAGTGCCCTGCGGAACCACAGGGGAATCCGCGACCCTGGGCTTTGACGAGCATAAACGAGTCATTGATATCACTGTTAAGGTGGTTGACGGACGCGTACCGGTCGTTGCCGGAACCGGGGCCAACAGCACAGCAGAAGCCATTGAGCTGACCGAATCCGCTAAGGAAAGCGGTGCTGATGCAGTGCTCTCCGTGGTTCCTTATTATAATAAGCCGAGTCAGGAAGGTCTGTACCAGCATTTTAAAGCCATTATCAATGCTGTGGATATTCCTATGGTGCTCTATAATGTGCCTAGCCGCACTGTAACCAATATGGCCCCGGCCACAGTGGCTCGCTTGGCCCAGCTGTCCAATGTGATCGGTATTAAAGAGGCCTGCGGTTGCCTCAATCAGATTTCCGAGGTGATTCGTCTTTGCCCCAAGGATTTTGTTGTCCTGTCCGGTGACGATTTTACCTCCATGCCCACCGTGCTCATCGGCGGCAAAGGGGTTATCTCTGTTACCTCCAATGTTTATCCCAAGGCCATGTCCGAGCTGATGGAAGCGGCACTCAAGGGTGACCTGACCACGGCCAATGAGATCCATTACAAGCTCTTTGCTCTGATGGGAACCATGTTCTGCTATCCCAACCCGGCCCCGGCCAAAAAGGGACTGCATCTGATGGGTAAGATCGCCACCCCTGAGGTTCGCCTGCCCATGACGGAAATGGATGAGGCTTCGCTGAATAAGCTGATGACCGAGATGAAAGCGGTCGGCTTGATCTAA
- a CDS encoding site-specific DNA-methyltransferase, whose translation MKYRKIDSPEILTLDDSLIIEGDALHALRMLPAQSIQCVVTSPPYWGLRDYGINGQIGLENTLPQFINHLVAIFNEVKRVLRDDGTLWLNIGDGYTSGNRGYRANDKKNPARAMSVRPDTPEGLKPKDLQGIPWRLAFALQDDGWYLRSDIVWHKPNAMPESVKDRPTRAHEYLFMLTKSERYYYNYEDVKEKGLNGKLRNRRSVWNVNTKGFPGAHFATFPSQLILPCILASTKLDDYILDPFFGSGTVGVSCVEQQRKYIGIELNPEYVELAADRLSAAEDRIIKIAA comes from the coding sequence ATGAAGTATCGAAAAATTGATTCACCTGAGATCCTCACTCTTGATGATTCGTTAATCATCGAAGGAGATGCTTTACACGCGCTTAGAATGCTTCCAGCGCAGTCAATTCAATGCGTTGTTACTTCTCCTCCATACTGGGGGCTTCGTGATTACGGGATTAACGGACAGATAGGACTGGAAAACACCTTGCCTCAATTTATCAATCATCTCGTTGCAATATTTAATGAAGTAAAGCGTGTTCTTCGTGACGACGGAACCCTGTGGCTCAATATCGGTGATGGGTACACCAGCGGTAATCGTGGTTATCGTGCCAACGATAAAAAAAATCCTGCACGAGCAATGTCGGTACGACCTGATACCCCGGAAGGCTTAAAACCTAAAGATCTTCAAGGGATTCCCTGGAGATTGGCTTTTGCTCTTCAGGATGATGGATGGTACTTGAGGAGTGATATTGTCTGGCATAAACCTAACGCAATGCCTGAAAGCGTCAAAGACAGACCGACACGGGCGCATGAATATCTCTTTATGCTGACCAAGTCTGAACGATATTATTACAACTATGAAGATGTAAAAGAAAAAGGATTAAATGGAAAACTTCGTAACCGTAGAAGCGTTTGGAACGTCAATACAAAGGGATTTCCCGGAGCTCATTTCGCCACATTTCCGAGCCAATTAATTCTGCCCTGCATCTTGGCGTCTACTAAGCTGGATGATTATATTTTGGACCCCTTCTTTGGTTCTGGAACTGTAGGGGTTTCATGCGTGGAACAGCAAAGAAAATATATAGGCATAGAGCTGAATCCTGAATACGTCGAATTGGCGGCAGACAGACTGAGTGCCGCAGAAGATAGAATCATAAAGATTGCAGCGTAA